The Bradyrhizobium ottawaense genome window below encodes:
- a CDS encoding TonB-dependent receptor: MGKVLSFKRRLLMASVSTGLVSGVVLAGPAGAAQDEETNVQNLPPVEVAAPPPSVARRTAPTRPVARIGAASSAAPKTRLYVYPTSPGIGRGLDVDKVPSAINAVDASQIKRTGSLNVTDALRDNIAGVNITEVTGNPFQPDVEFRGFVASPVTGTPQGLAVYQNGVRINEAFSDAVNWDLIPTAAIRSVTLVTNNPAFGLNALGGAINLQMKDGFTYQGAEIDVMGGSFGRVQGSAQWGKQVDKNYGVYAALEGLRDNGFRNFSQSTVRRFYGDVGYKAGDSEFHANMGVAKNDFGASATVPAELLDKYWGATYTTPQTTSNRVGYLNLTGKADPTPTWTLEGTAHVRRYEQKLVDGNPTDVQECAVLGLLCFGDDATPANGTNGAQLVNPYPLGTILGEIDRSTIRSTTFGVSGQATNTDQLFGHDNRFVMGTTYDASVTRYNATAEIGSIGENYVVSGSGLFLGPTGQPETIAGPVSLRTVNQYNGLYAMDTFNVTDAFAVTGGGRFNVARISLEDQLGTDLNGDHTFTRFNPVIGGTYKITPGLTAYAGYSEANRVPTPLELGCSDPARPCLIAAFLVSDPPLKQVVSKTVEAGLRGTKELNIGTLGWKIGGFRATNYDDIVAVPVVGRTGFGYFSNVGRTRRQGLEAEVNIKSPTLQFQASYAFVDARFLDPLELGSESPLADPASETIQVRPGNQLPAIPRHRIKVGIDYAVTDVWKVGGNALFVSSQYLVGDESNQFAKLPSYTVFNLHTSYQVAKNIQLYGKVDNIFDKRYATYGQFFDTGALPNFTNGGNDFTDPHSLSPARPRAFYAGMRVTF, encoded by the coding sequence ATGGGCAAGGTTCTTTCGTTCAAGCGTCGTTTGTTGATGGCCTCGGTGTCGACCGGTCTGGTGTCCGGGGTGGTTTTGGCGGGCCCCGCCGGGGCCGCGCAAGACGAGGAGACCAACGTCCAGAATCTGCCGCCGGTCGAAGTGGCGGCACCGCCGCCGTCGGTGGCGAGGCGTACCGCGCCGACGCGACCCGTCGCGCGCATCGGGGCAGCGTCGTCCGCCGCGCCGAAGACACGGCTTTATGTCTACCCGACCTCGCCGGGCATCGGCAGAGGCCTCGATGTCGACAAGGTCCCGTCGGCGATCAACGCCGTCGATGCCAGCCAGATCAAGCGCACCGGTTCGCTGAACGTCACCGACGCGCTGCGCGACAACATCGCCGGCGTCAACATCACCGAGGTCACCGGCAATCCGTTCCAGCCGGATGTCGAATTCCGTGGCTTTGTCGCTTCGCCCGTGACCGGCACGCCGCAAGGCCTTGCGGTGTATCAGAACGGCGTCCGCATCAACGAGGCCTTCTCGGACGCGGTCAATTGGGACCTGATCCCCACCGCCGCGATCAGGTCGGTGACGCTGGTGACCAACAATCCCGCCTTCGGCCTCAACGCGCTCGGCGGCGCCATCAACCTGCAAATGAAGGACGGCTTCACCTATCAGGGCGCCGAGATCGACGTCATGGGCGGCTCGTTCGGCCGCGTCCAGGGCTCGGCGCAATGGGGCAAGCAGGTCGACAAGAACTACGGCGTCTATGCCGCGCTCGAAGGCCTGCGCGACAATGGCTTCCGCAACTTCTCGCAATCAACGGTGCGGCGTTTCTACGGCGATGTCGGCTACAAGGCCGGCGACAGCGAATTCCACGCCAATATGGGCGTCGCCAAGAACGATTTCGGCGCCAGCGCCACCGTTCCGGCCGAACTGCTCGACAAATATTGGGGCGCGACCTACACCACGCCGCAGACCACGTCCAACCGCGTCGGCTATCTCAACCTGACCGGAAAGGCCGATCCGACGCCGACCTGGACGCTCGAAGGCACCGCGCATGTGCGCAGGTACGAGCAGAAGCTCGTCGACGGCAATCCGACCGATGTGCAGGAATGCGCCGTTCTGGGCCTGTTGTGCTTCGGTGACGATGCGACGCCGGCCAACGGCACCAATGGCGCGCAGCTCGTAAATCCCTATCCGCTCGGAACCATCCTCGGCGAGATCGACCGGAGCACGATCCGTTCGACCACCTTCGGCGTATCAGGGCAGGCCACCAACACCGATCAACTGTTCGGGCACGACAACCGCTTCGTGATGGGCACGACCTATGACGCCAGCGTCACACGCTACAACGCCACCGCCGAGATCGGCTCGATCGGAGAAAATTACGTCGTCAGCGGTAGCGGCCTATTCCTGGGGCCGACCGGTCAGCCGGAAACAATTGCCGGTCCCGTCTCGCTGCGGACCGTCAACCAATATAACGGCCTGTATGCGATGGACACGTTCAACGTCACGGATGCCTTCGCCGTCACCGGCGGCGGCCGCTTCAACGTGGCGCGCATCAGCCTGGAGGATCAGCTCGGGACTGATCTCAACGGCGATCATACCTTCACCCGCTTCAACCCAGTGATCGGCGGCACCTACAAGATCACGCCGGGGCTGACTGCCTATGCCGGCTATTCCGAGGCCAACCGCGTGCCGACGCCGCTCGAGCTCGGCTGTTCCGATCCGGCCCGTCCCTGTTTGATCGCGGCGTTTCTGGTTTCCGATCCGCCGCTCAAGCAGGTCGTGTCCAAGACCGTGGAGGCAGGCCTGCGCGGCACCAAGGAGCTGAACATCGGCACCCTCGGCTGGAAGATCGGCGGCTTCCGCGCCACCAATTATGACGACATCGTCGCGGTGCCCGTGGTCGGACGGACCGGCTTCGGCTATTTCTCCAATGTCGGCCGGACCCGCCGGCAGGGCCTCGAGGCCGAGGTCAACATCAAGTCGCCGACGCTCCAGTTCCAGGCAAGCTACGCCTTCGTCGACGCGCGCTTCCTCGATCCGCTGGAACTCGGCTCCGAAAGCCCGTTGGCCGACCCGGCCAGCGAGACCATCCAGGTCAGGCCCGGCAACCAGCTCCCCGCGATCCCGCGCCACCGCATCAAGGTCGGCATCGACTATGCCGTGACCGACGTCTGGAAGGTCGGCGGCAACGCGCTGTTCGTCTCCAGCCAGTACCTGGTCGGCGACGAGTCGAACCAGTTCGCGAAACTGCCGTCCTATACCGTGTTCAATCTCCACACCTCCTACCAGGTGGCGAAGAACATCCAGCTCTATGGCAAGGTCGACAACATCTTCGACAAGCGCTACGCGACCTACGGCCAGTTCTTCGACACGGGAGCCTTGCCCAACTTCACCAACGGCGGCAACGACTTCACCGATCCGCACTCGCTGAGCCCGGCGAGGCCACGCGCGTTCTACGCGGGCATGCGGGTGACGTTCTAG
- the fghA gene encoding S-formylglutathione hydrolase — MTIQTVSTNKSYGGVQGVYRHASQATGTDMVFSVYVPPHADGAKLPVVWYLSGLTCTHANVTEKGEFRKACAELGLIFVAPDTSPRGADVPGDANNAYDFGLGAGFYVDATQEPFARNYRMWSYVTDELPKLIAGNFPVDAKRQSIMGHSMGGHGALTVALRNPHRYRAASAFAPIVAPSLVPWGTKALTGYLGPNKDAWRGHDTVALIEDGAKFSGFLVDVGEADNFLKEQLKPELLEAACSKAGIPLTLRRQAGYDHSYYFISTFMGDHLHWHAEKLKG, encoded by the coding sequence ATGACGATTCAGACTGTCTCGACCAACAAATCCTACGGCGGCGTGCAGGGCGTGTATCGCCATGCCAGCCAGGCGACCGGAACCGACATGGTGTTCTCGGTCTATGTTCCCCCGCATGCCGACGGCGCCAAGCTGCCCGTGGTCTGGTATCTGTCCGGGCTCACCTGCACCCATGCCAACGTCACCGAGAAGGGCGAATTCCGCAAAGCCTGCGCCGAGCTCGGCCTGATCTTCGTCGCGCCCGACACCTCACCGCGCGGCGCCGACGTGCCGGGCGACGCCAACAATGCCTATGATTTCGGCTTAGGGGCCGGCTTCTATGTCGACGCCACGCAGGAGCCGTTCGCGCGCAATTATCGGATGTGGAGCTATGTCACGGACGAATTGCCCAAGCTCATCGCGGGAAATTTTCCCGTCGACGCCAAACGGCAATCGATCATGGGCCATTCGATGGGCGGCCACGGCGCGCTGACGGTGGCGCTGCGCAACCCGCACCGCTATCGCGCCGCGAGCGCCTTCGCGCCGATCGTGGCGCCCTCGCTCGTGCCCTGGGGCACCAAGGCGCTGACCGGCTATCTCGGGCCGAACAAGGACGCCTGGCGCGGCCACGACACGGTGGCGCTGATCGAGGATGGCGCGAAGTTTTCGGGCTTCCTGGTCGACGTCGGCGAGGCCGACAATTTCCTCAAAGAACAGCTGAAGCCCGAGCTGCTCGAAGCCGCCTGCAGCAAGGCGGGCATCCCGCTGACGCTGCGGCGTCAGGCGGGCTACGACCACAGCTATTATTTCATCTCGACCTTCATGGGCGATCATCTGCACTGGCATGCGGAGAAGCTGAAGGGGTGA
- a CDS encoding DUF3280 domain-containing protein, which yields MTNLSGHATPHFVPARARPGITIMRALMMIAALLLTPSLARADPPKLAVFDFELIDTSLPGEFYGSRPEEARLVLISEQLRKELTESGRFQVLDIAPVRDAARHANLQACGGCDLKLAGELGADLEITGMVQKVSNLIINLNIYLRDVKTGNMIAAASADMRGNTDEAWTRTMSYLIRNRLLAPNYGKRE from the coding sequence ATGACCAATTTGTCAGGGCATGCAACCCCGCATTTCGTCCCCGCGCGTGCGAGGCCTGGAATCACGATCATGCGAGCATTGATGATGATCGCCGCTTTGCTGTTGACGCCTTCGCTCGCGCGCGCCGATCCACCGAAGCTTGCCGTGTTCGATTTCGAGCTGATCGACACCAGCCTGCCCGGGGAGTTCTACGGCTCCAGGCCCGAAGAGGCGCGGCTCGTGCTCATCAGCGAGCAGCTGCGCAAGGAATTGACGGAGTCCGGCAGGTTCCAGGTGCTCGACATCGCGCCGGTCAGGGATGCCGCCCGTCACGCCAACTTACAGGCCTGCGGCGGCTGCGATCTCAAGCTCGCGGGCGAATTGGGCGCTGACCTCGAGATCACCGGCATGGTGCAGAAGGTCTCGAACCTGATCATCAATCTCAACATCTATTTGCGCGACGTGAAGACCGGCAACATGATCGCCGCCGCGAGCGCCGACATGCGCGGCAACACGGATGAAGCCTGGACCCGCACGATGAGCTACCTGATCCGCAACCGGCTATTGGCGCCGAATTACGGCAAGCGGGAGTAG
- a CDS encoding ABC transporter substrate-binding protein: MIRWLAGLIGLGLAATSALAAEPALIGVGYLGVAGTRSTLSLVEQPAENDGVAGARLAIEDNNTTGKFLGQRFALEERRIKEGEDVVQAATALAEKNGFIIADLPADALLKVSDALRDRGTLLFNAGAIDERLREVDCRANVIHTAPTRAMLADALGQYLVWKKWSRWLLVVGSHDEDKLFADALRRTATRFGAKIVQEKTFEDKGGARRTDSGVTLIQRQMPVFTQGAPAYDVLVAADESEVFGAYLPYRTWDPRPVAGSAGLVPRSWDASQDQWGAIQMQNRFVKLNARRMTALDMQAWTAARMIGEATSRTNSGDVKKVTDFIKGPDFSVAAFKGTRLTLRDWNLQLRQPILLVDGRMVVSVSPQEGFLHQVSELDTLGYDRPESKCKLK; this comes from the coding sequence ATGATCCGATGGTTGGCCGGCCTGATTGGCTTAGGTCTTGCTGCGACGAGCGCGCTCGCGGCGGAGCCTGCCCTGATCGGCGTCGGCTATCTCGGCGTCGCCGGCACCAGATCCACACTGTCGCTGGTCGAGCAGCCCGCGGAGAATGACGGCGTCGCCGGCGCGCGGCTCGCGATCGAGGACAACAATACCACCGGCAAATTCCTGGGCCAGCGGTTCGCGCTGGAAGAGCGCCGCATCAAGGAAGGCGAGGACGTCGTCCAGGCCGCGACCGCGCTCGCGGAGAAGAACGGCTTCATCATCGCCGACCTGCCCGCCGATGCGCTGCTGAAAGTCTCGGACGCCTTGCGCGACCGCGGCACGCTGCTGTTCAACGCGGGGGCGATCGACGAGCGGCTGCGCGAGGTCGATTGCCGCGCCAACGTGATCCACACCGCGCCGACACGGGCGATGCTGGCGGATGCGCTCGGGCAATATCTGGTTTGGAAAAAGTGGTCGCGCTGGCTGCTCGTGGTCGGCTCGCATGATGAAGATAAGCTGTTCGCCGATGCACTCCGGCGCACCGCCACGCGGTTCGGCGCCAAGATCGTTCAGGAGAAAACGTTCGAGGACAAGGGCGGCGCGCGCCGCACCGATAGCGGCGTGACGCTGATCCAGCGCCAGATGCCAGTGTTCACGCAAGGCGCGCCCGCTTACGACGTACTGGTCGCCGCCGACGAGAGCGAGGTGTTCGGCGCGTATTTGCCCTATCGCACCTGGGATCCCCGCCCCGTTGCGGGCTCGGCCGGCCTGGTGCCGCGCAGCTGGGACGCATCGCAGGACCAGTGGGGCGCGATCCAGATGCAGAACCGCTTCGTCAAGCTGAACGCGCGGCGCATGACCGCGCTCGACATGCAGGCCTGGACCGCGGCCCGCATGATCGGCGAAGCGACCTCGCGCACCAATTCGGGCGACGTCAAGAAGGTGACTGATTTCATCAAGGGCCCGGATTTTTCGGTCGCCGCCTTCAAGGGCACGCGGCTGACCCTGCGCGACTGGAATCTGCAGCTGCGCCAGCCCATCCTCCTTGTCGATGGCCGCATGGTGGTGTCGGTCTCGCCGCAGGAGGGTTTCCTGCACCAGGTCTCCGAGCTCGACACGCTCGGCTACGATCGTCCGGAGAGCAAATGCAAGCTGAAGTGA
- a CDS encoding response regulator, whose translation MRILIVDDHPIVASGCRAVLADEGEIEILEAADAEDGECVFIVERPDLCIIDINLPTVSGFELARRILERAPEARIIMFSMNDDPAFAARAIECGAKGYVSKTGDPDDLVEAIRAVGGGATYLPSAIARSIAFAGPTLAQSPLSKLNAREMEILRLLSAGKSLSEIAWLVQSSYKTVANTSSIMRQKLGVKTSVELVRLAIDSGVA comes from the coding sequence ATGCGCATTCTGATCGTCGACGATCATCCCATTGTCGCCTCCGGCTGCCGTGCCGTGCTGGCCGACGAGGGCGAGATCGAGATTTTGGAGGCCGCCGACGCCGAGGACGGCGAGTGCGTCTTCATCGTCGAACGCCCCGACCTCTGCATCATCGACATCAATCTGCCGACCGTCTCCGGCTTCGAGCTCGCGCGCCGCATCCTCGAGCGCGCGCCCGAGGCCCGCATCATCATGTTCAGCATGAACGACGACCCGGCCTTTGCCGCGCGCGCGATCGAATGCGGCGCCAAGGGCTACGTCTCCAAGACCGGCGATCCTGATGACCTCGTCGAGGCGATTCGCGCCGTCGGCGGCGGCGCCACGTACCTGCCGAGCGCGATCGCGCGCAGCATCGCCTTTGCGGGGCCGACGCTGGCGCAAAGCCCGCTGTCCAAGCTGAATGCGCGCGAGATGGAGATCCTGCGGCTGCTCAGCGCCGGCAAGAGCCTGTCCGAGATCGCCTGGCTGGTGCAATCGTCCTACAAGACGGTCGCCAACACCTCGTCGATCATGCGCCAGAAGCTCGGGGTGAAGACCTCGGTCGAGCTGGTGCGGCTGGCGATCGACAGCGGTGTTGCCTGA
- a CDS encoding histidine kinase, whose amino-acid sequence MWQNLSLRGRINLLLALLLALGLAVNIGRQVAEAGPRVQAEDQSVIRLAREFIEMIVADLNEAPDPDARLNQIARDLSRLRHVSITLRDTGGNPQTPPRLDTDADMRGPPAWFVSLVHPEQTAVSVPVSIHGKPGSLLITSHPDDEIAEIWDGIVTQLEVGTAIALALFFLMMKVVGRALAPLQSLAEAMGKLEGGHYEARVAPGGAPELAAICTKLNHLAATLGEAVEDKRRLAERAVSLQDIERKEIARELHDEFGPYLFSLRAHAGALAKQADGRVPNAEAVRKHGSAMLEQINALQQFNRRVLERLRPVGLAELGLRQALESLSRLWRESHPDVAIETVISPSLGVTGETADLTIYRIVQEALTNVFRHAGATSVNVVIEPAQQMAQDGRCCARVRVSDNGRGMEPGQKLGFGLVGMRERILALGGTLNVVSGDGGLTVEALVPTAAA is encoded by the coding sequence ATGTGGCAAAATCTATCCTTGCGCGGGCGCATCAACCTCTTGCTGGCGCTGCTGCTGGCGCTGGGGCTCGCCGTGAATATCGGCCGCCAGGTCGCCGAGGCAGGTCCCCGCGTGCAGGCCGAGGACCAGAGCGTGATCCGGCTCGCGCGCGAATTCATCGAGATGATCGTGGCCGATCTCAACGAGGCGCCCGATCCGGATGCCAGGCTGAACCAGATCGCGCGCGATCTCAGCCGCCTGCGCCATGTCAGCATCACGCTTCGGGACACCGGCGGCAATCCGCAGACGCCGCCCCGGCTTGACACTGACGCCGACATGCGCGGGCCGCCGGCCTGGTTCGTCAGCCTGGTCCATCCCGAGCAGACCGCGGTGAGCGTGCCGGTCTCGATCCATGGCAAGCCCGGATCGCTCCTGATCACCTCGCATCCCGATGACGAGATCGCGGAGATCTGGGACGGCATCGTGACCCAGCTCGAGGTCGGCACGGCGATCGCGCTGGCGCTGTTTTTCCTGATGATGAAAGTGGTCGGCCGGGCGCTGGCCCCGCTCCAGTCTCTGGCGGAGGCAATGGGGAAGCTCGAAGGCGGACATTACGAGGCCCGCGTCGCGCCGGGCGGCGCGCCGGAGCTCGCCGCAATCTGCACCAAGCTCAACCACCTTGCCGCAACCCTCGGTGAGGCGGTCGAGGACAAGCGGCGCCTCGCCGAGCGGGCGGTGTCGCTCCAGGACATCGAGCGCAAGGAGATCGCGCGCGAGCTCCACGACGAGTTCGGGCCGTATCTGTTCTCGCTGCGGGCGCATGCCGGCGCCCTGGCGAAGCAGGCGGATGGACGCGTCCCGAATGCGGAGGCGGTGCGAAAACATGGCAGCGCCATGCTGGAGCAGATCAACGCGCTGCAGCAGTTCAACCGCCGCGTGCTGGAGCGCCTCCGCCCCGTCGGCCTTGCCGAGCTCGGGCTGCGCCAGGCGCTCGAGTCGCTGTCGCGGCTGTGGCGGGAGTCGCATCCGGATGTCGCGATCGAGACCGTGATCTCGCCGTCGCTCGGGGTCACCGGCGAGACCGCCGATCTCACCATCTATCGCATCGTGCAGGAGGCGCTCACCAACGTGTTCCGCCACGCCGGCGCGACCTCGGTCAATGTCGTCATCGAGCCGGCGCAGCAGATGGCGCAGGACGGCCGCTGCTGCGCGCGGGTGCGGGTCAGCGACAATGGCCGCGGCATGGAGCCGGGCCAGAAGCTCGGCTTCGGCCTCGTCGGCATGCGTGAGCGGATTCTGGCGCTGGGCGGCACGCTCAACGTCGTCTCCGGCGATGGCGGTTTGACCGTGGAAGCGCTGGTTCCGACCGCGGCCGCCTGA